The following are from one region of the Arachis duranensis cultivar V14167 chromosome 10, aradu.V14167.gnm2.J7QH, whole genome shotgun sequence genome:
- the LOC107470709 gene encoding copper-transporting ATPase PAA1, chloroplastic-like gives MALFKALHRHFAATDPHRLPLLRRSLKCAVNSYASRHIPSSPAVFSFSSSLSAFRVLLPSRPPCRLRCVSSSVASFASEAGGESGDGSVKLVGDATQEVSALSPDVIILDVSGMTCGGCAATVKRILESRPQVSSASVNLTTETAIVWPVSEVKKAPNWQKHLGEALAEHLTNCGYSSSLRGSIWSEIRWEKEVHK, from the exons ATGGCACTCTTCAAGGCTCTCCACCGCCATTTCGCCGCCACGGATCCTCATCGCCTTCCTCTTCTCCGCCGCAGCCTCAAATGCGCAGTTAATTCCTACGCCTCCCGCCACATTCCGAGCTCACCCGCGGTTTTCAGTTTCTCGTCGTCGCTCAGTGCCTTCCGCGTGCTGCTTCCATCGCGACCTCCGTGCCGTTTACGGTGCGTTTCAAGCTCCGTCGCTTCCTTCGCTTCTGAAGCCGGCGGCGAGTCTGGAGACGGTAGCGTGAAGTTAGTTGGAGACGCGACTCAGGAGGTTTCGGCGCTTTCGCCTGATGTGATCATTCTCGATGTTTCG GGAATGACGTGCGGTGGATGTGCTGCGACTGTAAAGAGGATTCTGGAAAGTCGT CCCCAAGTGTCATCTGCTAGTGTGAATCTAACTACAGAGACAGCAATAGTTTGGCCTGTATCTGAAGTGAAAAAAGCACCAAATTGGCAGAAGCATTTAGGGGAGGCACTTGCAGAGCATTTGACTAACTGTGGATATAGCTCCAGCCTTCGAG GTTCTATCTGGAGTGAAATCAGATGGGAAAAAGAAGTTCATAAATGA